Proteins from one Cicer arietinum cultivar CDC Frontier isolate Library 1 chromosome 3, Cicar.CDCFrontier_v2.0, whole genome shotgun sequence genomic window:
- the LOC101499772 gene encoding protein ECERIFERUM 2-like — MSASKVTQESKLTVVSSRPVSYGKTHKLSALDHGMGFHTLHFIFYYKNKDKWFESFELDPLRESLSEVLSVYPTITGRLGNGDGNWEVRCNDAGVRVIKANVDTTLDEWLSTSSHFVYDEADLIAWDHMPLDYNTWSPFQIQINRFKEGGVAIGLSCSHMLADLTCASSFFKSWSQTYRHFPISHPPFCTPITTSSPLPNNIANSFSKPQTSIISSKNMATSTFKFSNSIIKHCLSKIQNTCPNATPFDFLTALFWTRVIHLKPSKSQSQSHSLSICRDFRKLIKPSLPIGFFGNALHFSELSLKVEDMENDELGNIAKQIHNHLKEITEEEILSSIEWFESQKESEGGKFLTPKCMYGSELTCVYMEEEKETESLLYDAMFSDNEKPAHVSCRVGNVGGEGLIMVMPSMERGFARTVIAMLPEEELEKLSNDQEILKLEPTIILAGCRLQH, encoded by the exons atgtcagCGTCAAAGGTAACACAGGAATCAAAACTAACGGTTGTATCAAGCAGACCTGTGAGTTACGGAAAAACCCACAAATTGTCGGCACTAGACCATGGTATGGGTTTTCACACACTACATTTCATATTCTATTACAAAAACAAGGATAAGTGGTTTGAGTCATTTGAATTGGATCCGTTGAGGGAATCATTGTCGGAGGTTTTGTCGGTATACCCGACAATAACGGGTCGGTTAGGTAATGGTGATGGTAATTGGGAAGTACGTTGTAATGATGCTGGTGTTCGTGTCATAAAGGCAAATGTTGATACAACACTTGATGAATGGCTTTCAACATCTTCTCATTTTGTATACGATGAGGCTGACCTTATTGCTTGGGATCATATGCCTCTTGATTACAACACATGGTCTCCTTTTCAAATTCAG ATAAATAGGTTCAAAGAAGGTGGTGTTGCAATAGGACTAAGTTGTAGTCACATGCTTGCTGATTTAACATGCGCATCATCCTTCTTCAAATCATGGTCCCAAACATACCGCCACTTTCCCATTTCACACCCCCCTTTCTGCACTCCAATTACCACCTCTTCACCACTCCCAAACAATATTGCAAATTCATTCTCAAAACCACAAACATCAATTATCTCTTCAAAAAACATGGCTACATCAACATTCAAATTTTCCAATTCAATCATCAAACATTGTCTCTCTAAAATCCAAAACACTTGCCCCAATGCCACCCCATTTGACTTCCTCACAGCTCTGTTTTGGACACGTGTCATTCATTTGAAGCCATCAAAAAGTCAAAGTCAAAGTCACTCTTTATCAATATGTAGAGACTTTAGAAAACTTATTAAACCATCACTCCCTATAGGGTTTTTCGGCAACGCTTTACATTTTTCAGAACTGTCGCTAAAAGTTGAAGACATGGAAAATGATGAATTAGGAAACATAGCAAAACAAATACACAATCATTTGAAAGAGATTACAGAGGAAGAAATATTGTCTTCAATAGAATGGTTTGAATCACAAAAGGAATCAGAAGGAGGGAAATTTCTAACACCGAAATGCATGTATGGTTCTGAATTAACTTGTGTTTAcatggaagaagaaaaagagacaGAATCGTTGTTATATGATGCAATGTTTAGTGATAATGAAAAACCAGCTCATGTTTCTTGTAGAGTTGGGAATGTTGGTGGTGAAGGTTTGATTATGGTGATGCCTTCTATGGAAAGAGGGTTTGCAAGAACAGTGATAGCAATGTTGCCGGAAGAAGAACTTGAAAAACTAAGCAACGACCAAGAAATTTTGAAGCTTGAGCCAACAATTATCCTTGCTGGTTGTCGTCTACAGCATTGA